TCCCCGGAATCACCGGCAAATCGGACGACGATGCCGCCGGTACTCGGGGTCAGGTTGGCTGGAGGCTGCAGGGTCGTTTCTCTCAAGCGGAAGCGCACCGGCCGTGCGGAACCGCGTGTGGGGTGGGACAGTCGAGGAAGCCTGTAAAAAAGGATACAGTATGTGGCCCCGCAGGCACGTCAACGGGTGGATGCCGCCCGCAACGCTGTCGCCGCCTTCCGTCTGAGTCTGTGTCCATGTCGGCCATGATCATCGACGGAAAGGAGTTGGCGCGCCGCACGCGTGCGCGGCTGGCCGGCGATGTGGCTGATGCCACCGGGAAGTTCGGCTCCGCCCCCGGCCTCGCCGCGATTCTGGTGGGCGATGATCCGGCGAGCGAGACCTACGTACTGACGAAGCGCCGACAGGCCGCCGAATGCGGAATCCGCTCGACCGCCCACCACCTGGCGGCGGATACGACCGAGGCCGACCTGATCGAGCTCGTCCATGCGCTGAACAGCGACGACGCCGTGGATGCAATTCTCGTGCAGCTGCCGCTCCCGAGACACATCGCATCGCATCGCGTTCTCGACACCGTGCTGCCGGGCAAGGATGTCGACGGTTTTCATTCTCGGAACGCCGGGCTCCTGGCCGTCGGGAGGCCCGAGACCGTTCCGTGCACCCCAAGCGGCTGCCTCGCACTTCTGCGACAAGCCCATGGCGATGACGAGAGCGGAGGTCTCGG
This portion of the Rhodospirillales bacterium genome encodes:
- a CDS encoding bifunctional methylenetetrahydrofolate dehydrogenase/methenyltetrahydrofolate cyclohydrolase; the encoded protein is MSAMIIDGKELARRTRARLAGDVADATGKFGSAPGLAAILVGDDPASETYVLTKRRQAAECGIRSTAHHLAADTTEADLIELVHALNSDDAVDAILVQLPLPRHIASHRVLDTVLPGKDVDGFHSRNAGLLAVGRPETVPCTPSGCLALLRQAHGDDESGGLGKLAGLQAVVVGRSSIVGRPMAALLTAENCTVTLAHSHTRNLPEVCRQADVLVAATGRPEMVRGDWIKPGATVID